TTTTCGTTATATTTTGAAAGATTTCGAGGATTCCTCTCCTTTAGTCCCCATTGGGGCGCCTATATACTTAATATATAAATTGACTACAAGAGGTGAGCACATATGAAAAGTTCTACGGCCGTCACCGCAGCTGCGGTCAAGACTCCTAAGAAACGCCGTCCTTTTCTAAGTAGATGGAACGCCCCCATCGCAGGCTATTTATTCATTTCGCCTTGGCTGATCGGATTCTTCTGTCTTACGGCATATCCGTTATTTCTATCCTTGTATTATTCCTTTACAGACTATACCTTAATGGAACCTATCAACTGGATTGGACTTAAAAATTACGATCAAATCTTTACTGCCGATGCGAAATTCGTACAATCTGTTAAAGTCACCTTCATGTATGTGCTGGCTTCCGTTCCGCTTAAGCTGATCTTCGCCTTATTGGTTGCGATGGTGCTTAACCGGGCGATTAAGGGGATTACCTTCTACCGCACGGCGATCTATTTCCCTTCGCTGATCGGCGGCAGTATTGCGGTTTCGCTCTTGTGGCGGAATATTTTCGGCGTAGACGGTGTGTTCAACAAGATTATTGCCGTATTTGGTATTGCGGGGAAGGGCTGGATCACGAACCCGGATACGGCGCTCGGAACGCTGGTACTGCTGAGCGTGTGGCAATTTGGCTCGACGATGGTTATTTTCCTGGCGGGGTTGAAGCAGATTCCATCCGACCTGTATGAGGCGTCCGGAGTGGATGGCGCGAACAAGTTCGTACAATTCTTCAAGATTACCTTGCCGATGCTCTCGCCTATCGTGTATTTCAACCTGATTATGGCAGTCATCAACTCATTCCAAATGTTCACCTCCGCGTTCGTCATTACGAACGGAGGACCGATGAACTCGACATATGTCTATGCTCTCTACTTATATGAACGTGCATTTAGTCGTTATCAATTAGGCTACTCTTCTGCTCTGGCCTGGATCATGCTCATTATGATCGTCGCGGCTACACTTATTATCGCAGGTACCTCGAAATACTGGGTATTCTATGAAGAAACAGGAGGGAAGAAGAGAAAATGACAAAACAATGGAAAGCAACCTTCCGTCATATTTTCATGATCCTGTTCAGCTTATTGATGGTATATCCAGTCCTTTGGTGGATTGGGGCGGCATTGAAAGACAACACAGAGATGAGCTCGCCCAATATATTTCCATCCGTGCCTCAATGGAGCAACTTCACAAAAGGCTGGAATTCGGTGCCGGGACATTCCTTTACTGATTTCTATCTCAATACCTTCGGGCTTGAAATTGCCGTGTTGATCGTTACGTTACTATCTTGTACGCTTGTGGCATTCGGATTCGGCAGATTGGATTTTCCACTTAAAAATTTCTGGTTCTCTCTGCTAATGCTGACGATTATGATGCCTGGACAAGTACTGATTATCCCGCAATACGCTTTGTTTCATAAATTGGGCTGGGTGAATACGTACCTTCCGTTCATCGTACCCCACCTTCTTGCAACAGGTGCTGGCGGAACTTTCTTCGTCTTCCTGCTGATCCAGTTCGTGCGAGGGATTCCGAGAGAGCTGGATGAATCGGCCAAAATAGACGGCTGTAGCTGGTTCGGCATCTACTGGCGGATCGTTATGCCGCTGACGAAGCCAGCGATCGTAACCGTTATGATCTTCTGCTTCCTGTGGAACTGGGATGACTTCCTGGGGCACTTACTCTATATCAACTCTGTTGATAAATATACAGTAGGCCTAGCTCTGCGGATGATTAACGATT
The window above is part of the Paenibacillus lutimineralis genome. Proteins encoded here:
- a CDS encoding carbohydrate ABC transporter permease — translated: MKSSTAVTAAAVKTPKKRRPFLSRWNAPIAGYLFISPWLIGFFCLTAYPLFLSLYYSFTDYTLMEPINWIGLKNYDQIFTADAKFVQSVKVTFMYVLASVPLKLIFALLVAMVLNRAIKGITFYRTAIYFPSLIGGSIAVSLLWRNIFGVDGVFNKIIAVFGIAGKGWITNPDTALGTLVLLSVWQFGSTMVIFLAGLKQIPSDLYEASGVDGANKFVQFFKITLPMLSPIVYFNLIMAVINSFQMFTSAFVITNGGPMNSTYVYALYLYERAFSRYQLGYSSALAWIMLIMIVAATLIIAGTSKYWVFYEETGGKKRK
- a CDS encoding carbohydrate ABC transporter permease gives rise to the protein MTKQWKATFRHIFMILFSLLMVYPVLWWIGAALKDNTEMSSPNIFPSVPQWSNFTKGWNSVPGHSFTDFYLNTFGLEIAVLIVTLLSCTLVAFGFGRLDFPLKNFWFSLLMLTIMMPGQVLIIPQYALFHKLGWVNTYLPFIVPHLLATGAGGTFFVFLLIQFVRGIPRELDESAKIDGCSWFGIYWRIVMPLTKPAIVTVMIFCFLWNWDDFLGHLLYINSVDKYTVGLALRMINDSQSAQEWGQLLAMSLVSIVPATLVFMFLQKHFVEGIATTGIKG